One Punica granatum isolate Tunisia-2019 chromosome 3, ASM765513v2, whole genome shotgun sequence genomic window carries:
- the LOC116202043 gene encoding beta-galactosidase-like, whose protein sequence is MAPSKAQLWKSKMLMTTAGLLLFLGWVASVSCSVTYDGKALSVDGKRRILISGSIHYPRSTPEMWPDLIEKARNGGLDVIETYVFWNGHEPSPGKYYFEGRYDLVRFIKLVQQAGLYVHLRIGPYVCAEWNFGGFPVWLKYVPGIEFRTDNKPFEDAMQSFTSKIVSMMKAENLFEPQGGPIILSQIENEYGPVEWNLGAPGKAYTKWAASMAVGLDTGVPWVMCKQDDAPDPVINACNGFYCENFKPNADYKPKMWTEAWTGWYTDFGGSIPSRPVEDLAYSIVRFIQNGGSFVNYYMYHGGTNFGTTGGLFIATSYDYDAPIDEYGLVREPKWGHLRNMHKAIKQCEWALVSADPKVTSLGSNQEAHVFQPKSGSCVAFLANYDPTYSVKVNFGNGQYDLPRWSVSILPDCKTEVFNTAKVNAPSYRPRMIAVDGSFSWQSYLEETASAFADDTTTMVGLYEQSNITRDSTDYLWYMTDITIKPGDLTSGQDPFLSVASAGHVLHVFINGQLAGTSYGHLNMPKVTFTSNVKLRVGINKLSLLSVTVGLPNVGLHFETWNTGVLGPITLKGLSSGTWDLSNWKWSYKVGLKGEALDLHTVSGSSSVEWVKGSLLAQKQPLTWYKTTFNAPAGNSPLALDMWSMGKGQVWINGQSIGRHWPAYNAHGTCRPCDYAGIFSEKKCRSNCGQPTQKWYHVPKSWLNPIGNLLVIFEEWGGDPTKISLVQRQ, encoded by the exons ATGGCTCCTTCGAAAGCTCAGCTGTGGAAGAGTAAAATGCTGATGACAACAGCGGGGCTGCTTTTGTTCCTGGGCTGGGTTGCTTCAGTTTCTTGTTCGGTGACTTATGATGGCAAAGCTCTTAGCGTCGACGGGAAGAGAAGGATTCTGATCTCGGGGTCCATTCACTACCCGAGAAGCACTCCGGAG ATGTGGCCTGATCTTATAGAGAAGGCCAGGAATGGAGGGTTGGATGTCATCGAGACATACGTGTTTTGGAACGGTCATGAACCGTCTCCAGGAAAG TATTATTTCGAGGGTAGATATGATCTAGTCCGTTTCATTAAGCTGGTTCAACAAGCCGGCCTCTATGTTCATCTCCGAATTGGCCCTTACGTCTGTGCTGAATGGAACTTTGG AGGATTCCCCGTTTGGCTGAAATATGTTCCCGGGATCGAATTCCGGACGGACAATAAGCCGTTCGAG GACGCGATGCAAAGTTTCACCTCGAAGATAGTCAGCATGATGAAGGCGGAGAATTTATTCGAGCCCCAGGGCGGTCCCATAATTCTGTCCCAG ATAGAGAACGAGTACGGACCAGTGGAGTGGAATCTCGGTGCACCGGGTAAGGCATACACGAAATGGGCTGCGAGCATGGCGGTTGGACTTGACACCGGGGTCCCATGGGTTATGTGCAAGCAAGACGATGCTCCTGATCCTGTC ATCAACGCCTGCAATGGCTTCTACTGCGAAAATTTCAAACCGAATGCGGACTATAAGCCAAAGATGTGGACTGAGGCCTGGACCGGCTG GTACACCGACTTCGGTGGGTCCATTCCTTCCAGGCCAGTAGAAGACTTGGCATATTCGATCGTACGATTCATCCAAAATGGCGGCTCATTCGTGAATTACTATATG TATCATGGCGGCACCAACTTCGGGACGACTGGTGGACTCTTCATTGCCACCAGCTACGACTATGATGCTCCCATCGATGAATATG GGTTAGTAAGGGAACCGAAGTGGGGGCATCTGAGAAATATGCATAAAGCCATTAAGCAGTGTGAATGGGCTTTAGTTTCTGCTGATCCAAAAGTTACATCCCTTGGAAGTAATCAAGAG GCTCATGTGTTCCAACCCAAATCTGGTTCGTGTGTGGCTTTCCTCGCAAACTATGATCCAACATACTCGGTTAAGGTCAATTTCGGGAATGGACAATACGACTTGCCCCGTTGGTCTGTCAGCATCCTTCCAGACTGTAAAACTGAGGTCTTCAACACCGCAAAG GTCAATGCTCCAAGCTATCGGCCGAGGATGATTGCCGTAGACGGTTCTTTCTCTTGGCAGTCGTACCTTGAAGAAACAGCCTCTGCTTTTGCAGACGACACAACCACAATGGTGGGCCTGTACGAGCAATCAAATATTACCCGAGATTCTACAGACTATTTGTGGTACATGACAGA CATCACAATCAAACCTGGTGACCTGACGTCAGGGCAAGATCCTTTCCTCTCCGTTGCATCCGCGGGGCATGTCTTGCACGTTTTCATCAATGGTCAACTCGCAG GGACCTCATATGGGCACCTGAATATGCCAAAAGTAACATTCACCAGCAATGTGAAGCTGAGGGTTGGGATCAACAAGTTATCGTTGCTGAGTGTCACCGTTGGGCTTCCG AATGTTGGCCTACACTTCGAAACGTGGAATACAGGTGTTCTTGGTCCCATCACCCTGAAAGGTCTCAGTTCCGGGACATGGGACTTGTCTAACTGGAAATGGTCTTACAAG GTCGGGCTGAAAGGTGAAGCTCTGGATCTCCACACTGTAAGCGGGAGCTCATCTGTCGAATGGGTCAAGGGATCATTACTGGCTCAAAAACAACCCTTGACGTGGTACAAGACGACTTTCAATGCGCCAGCAGGAAATAGCCCATTAGCCTTGGACATGTGGAGCATGGGAAAGGGTCAAGTATGGATAAATGGGCAGAGCATCGGGCGTCACTGGCCAGCATACAATGCCCATGGCACTTGCAGGCCCTGCGATTATGCCGGGATTTTCAGTGAGAAGAAATGCCGGAGTAATTGTGGACAGCCCACTCAAAAATG GTACCATGTTCCTAAGTCGTGGCTAAACCCGATAGGGAACCTTCTGGTCATTTTTGAAGAATGGGGAGGTGATCCGACCAAGATTTCTTTGGTTCAAAGGCAGTGA